A genome region from Glutamicibacter arilaitensis Re117 includes the following:
- a CDS encoding sensor histidine kinase, protein MGAVRFWLANLYTRRKLTLAGQYLILQLLIIAVVLAGVITVSLTQATNNFEKIEGRRSLSAAESLAANPLLRVLLPEAEPEMGSALPAMGESVRSTSGLQFVTIADPRGTVVTSSYPDEVGTSILHPESAVTEGRGWTGEIWRNGNHVLIAQVPVLDDEGKMVGIVSAGQSYPSTGEMIQEIAPNALFTLVISLLLGTSGSVLLARWVKHQTRGLEPREIAELFEHREALLHGVKEGIISVSPDSRVMLANDVAIELLQLPSHCVGKTLDELDVVPQVRHALTTSQELPDRQFLVGERVLVFNRMPVKTARRDLGSVTTFRDKTELTLLEQELGDSKATADMLRAQTHEFANQLHAISGLIQLGEYDEVVGFIDGVSFSRSKIFEDVSACIAEPTIAALLIAKSSVAAERGVHLKMAPSSTLGRCEDQLARDLTTVIGNLVDNAMDAAAAAANPEIQVRIEETSELVRITVRDNGEGIAEDAMDEIFTQGFSTKDSAVSGGRGFGLAISRLVCRRRGGELAAANVQGARFTATLRK, encoded by the coding sequence ATGGGTGCCGTGCGTTTCTGGCTCGCTAATCTGTACACGCGCCGCAAGCTGACACTTGCAGGGCAGTACCTGATACTGCAATTGCTCATTATCGCGGTGGTGCTGGCCGGGGTCATCACGGTATCGCTGACCCAGGCCACCAATAACTTCGAAAAAATCGAGGGGCGCCGCAGCCTCTCGGCCGCCGAATCGCTGGCTGCGAACCCCCTGCTGCGCGTGCTCCTGCCCGAGGCGGAGCCGGAAATGGGTTCGGCGTTGCCTGCCATGGGCGAATCGGTGCGCAGCACCTCGGGTCTCCAATTCGTGACCATTGCCGATCCCCGGGGAACGGTCGTCACCTCCAGCTACCCGGATGAAGTCGGAACCTCGATACTGCACCCTGAATCCGCCGTCACCGAAGGCCGCGGATGGACCGGGGAAATCTGGCGCAATGGCAACCACGTCTTGATTGCGCAGGTTCCGGTGCTGGACGACGAAGGGAAGATGGTCGGCATCGTCAGCGCCGGCCAAAGCTATCCCAGCACCGGCGAGATGATCCAGGAGATCGCTCCCAACGCCTTGTTCACCCTGGTCATTTCCCTGCTGCTGGGCACCTCCGGCTCAGTCTTGCTGGCCCGCTGGGTCAAGCACCAGACCCGTGGGCTTGAACCGCGGGAAATTGCAGAGCTTTTCGAGCATCGCGAAGCCCTGCTGCACGGAGTCAAAGAGGGAATCATCTCGGTGTCGCCGGATAGCCGGGTGATGCTGGCCAATGATGTCGCCATCGAGCTGCTCCAGCTGCCCAGCCACTGCGTGGGCAAGACCCTGGACGAATTGGATGTTGTTCCGCAGGTGCGCCATGCACTGACCACCAGCCAAGAGCTGCCCGACCGGCAATTCCTTGTCGGCGAGCGGGTATTGGTCTTCAACCGGATGCCGGTCAAGACCGCCAGGCGGGATTTGGGATCGGTCACCACCTTCCGCGACAAGACCGAACTGACCCTGCTGGAACAAGAACTTGGGGACAGCAAGGCCACCGCCGACATGCTCAGGGCGCAGACCCACGAATTCGCCAACCAGCTGCACGCAATTTCCGGGTTGATCCAGCTCGGGGAATACGACGAGGTCGTGGGCTTCATCGATGGCGTGAGCTTCAGCCGGAGCAAGATCTTCGAGGACGTCTCCGCGTGCATCGCCGAACCCACGATTGCCGCGTTGCTGATTGCCAAGTCCAGCGTGGCCGCCGAGCGAGGGGTGCACCTGAAGATGGCGCCTAGCTCAACCTTGGGCAGGTGCGAGGACCAGCTGGCTCGGGATCTGACCACCGTGATCGGCAATCTCGTCGACAACGCGATGGACGCGGCCGCTGCGGCTGCCAATCCGGAAATCCAGGTCAGGATCGAGGAAACCAGCGAGCTGGTGCGAATCACCGTGAGGGACAATGGAGAAGGCATCGCGGAAGATGCCATGGACGAGATCTTTACCCAAGGTTTCTCCACCAAGGACAGTGCGGTTTCCGGCGGCAGGGGCTTCGGCCTTGCCATCAGCCGCCTGGTTTGCCGCCGCCGCGGTGGAGAGCTGGCCGCGGCCAATGTCCAAGGCGCCCGGTTTACCGCCACGCTCAGGAAGTAG
- a CDS encoding universal stress protein yields MTIVVGYIPSPEGESALARAILEAKCRESRLIVVNTSKGDQLIDDKLIDAKQFHDLEARLSEAGIDFWIERHPQGADAADQILDIARAQRAELIVIGMRKRTPMGKFLMGSNAQRILLQASCPVLSLKASSNW; encoded by the coding sequence ATGACGATCGTAGTGGGTTACATTCCCTCGCCTGAAGGTGAAAGCGCCCTAGCCCGGGCCATTCTCGAAGCTAAATGCCGTGAATCCCGACTCATCGTGGTGAACACGTCAAAAGGCGACCAGCTCATTGATGACAAGCTCATTGATGCGAAACAATTCCACGATTTGGAAGCTCGGCTTTCCGAAGCCGGTATCGATTTCTGGATTGAACGCCATCCGCAAGGTGCCGATGCAGCTGATCAGATTCTCGATATAGCTCGCGCTCAACGAGCGGAGCTCATCGTAATCGGCATGCGCAAGCGGACCCCCATGGGCAAATTCCTCATGGGAAGCAACGCCCAACGGATTCTGCTCCAGGCCTCTTGTCCTGTGCTGTCCTTGAAGGCGTCCAGCAACTGGTAA
- a CDS encoding tripartite tricarboxylate transporter TctB family protein, whose translation MSEVSTAKMKRVELLFAAFLLIVGIIVFVDASQLHVTYSQADVVGPKALPYVVSGILVLSAIALAITVLRGNLATGEEGEDVDLRQPSDWKVLIPLIGIFMLNLLIVNWVGWVISGTIMFFGTATCLGARRWVLTLVISLALAFGSFYGFYLGLGIKLPAGILSGVL comes from the coding sequence GTGAGCGAAGTAAGCACCGCAAAGATGAAACGCGTCGAACTCCTGTTCGCCGCGTTTCTTCTTATCGTCGGCATCATTGTGTTTGTTGATGCGTCGCAGCTCCATGTGACGTACTCCCAGGCAGACGTTGTTGGTCCCAAGGCCCTGCCTTACGTCGTGTCGGGCATTCTGGTTCTTTCGGCCATTGCCTTGGCTATCACCGTGCTGCGAGGAAACCTCGCGACGGGCGAAGAAGGCGAGGATGTGGATCTGAGGCAGCCTTCGGATTGGAAAGTCCTGATTCCGCTGATCGGCATCTTCATGCTGAACCTGCTGATTGTGAACTGGGTTGGTTGGGTTATCTCCGGAACGATCATGTTCTTTGGGACAGCCACCTGCCTGGGTGCCCGGCGCTGGGTTTTGACGCTGGTCATTTCCCTGGCGCTGGCTTTCGGTTCTTTCTACGGCTTCTATCTAGGTCTGGGCATCAAGCTTCCAGCCGGAATACTCTCGGGTGTGCTCTAA
- a CDS encoding NAD(P)-binding domain-containing protein: MTQRVAIIGAGPSGIAQLRAFDSAKKTGQDIPEIVCFEKQDDWGGQWNYNWRSGIDKYGEPVHSSMYRNLWSNGPKEALEFAEYTFDEHFGRPISSYPPRAVLWDYINGRAEKSDIKKYVRFATVVRWVDYNESTELFTVTTEDLKTGKTASSDFTHVVVGTGHFSFPNVPEFAGIGTFPGELMHAHDFRGAERFAGKDILLIGASYSAEDIGVQSFKMGARSVTYSYRTAPMGFDWPQGIEELPLIDRFEGSTAHFSNGVSRKFDAVILCTGYLHHYPFLPSGLALDSPNNVYPDTLYRGVASENNNKLYYLGAQDQWFTFNMFDAQAWYVRDLITGKASIPAAGDQRISIDAWLKRFNAIETAEDEVKFQADYIRDLIEQTDYPMFDLDEVTRTFMAWKNDKKKNIMTYRDKVYPSVMTGTMAATHHTPWLSELDDSLERYMAPVPSESVEDLAATEKAKSK, encoded by the coding sequence TTGACTCAACGCGTCGCAATCATTGGAGCAGGACCCAGCGGCATCGCCCAGCTGCGGGCTTTCGATTCTGCCAAGAAAACAGGGCAGGATATCCCAGAAATCGTCTGCTTCGAAAAGCAGGATGATTGGGGAGGCCAGTGGAACTACAACTGGCGCTCCGGGATCGACAAATACGGCGAACCAGTGCACTCGAGCATGTACCGCAATCTCTGGTCCAATGGCCCGAAGGAAGCCCTGGAATTCGCCGAGTACACCTTCGATGAGCATTTCGGCAGGCCGATTTCATCTTATCCGCCACGAGCAGTGCTCTGGGATTACATCAATGGCCGTGCAGAGAAATCCGATATAAAGAAGTACGTGCGCTTTGCCACCGTGGTCCGCTGGGTAGATTACAACGAAAGCACCGAGCTCTTCACCGTCACCACCGAAGATCTGAAAACCGGCAAGACTGCGTCTAGCGACTTCACCCATGTCGTGGTCGGAACCGGCCACTTCAGTTTCCCTAACGTTCCTGAATTCGCAGGAATAGGCACTTTTCCCGGAGAGCTCATGCATGCCCACGATTTCCGTGGAGCCGAGCGCTTCGCCGGCAAGGACATCCTGCTCATCGGCGCCAGCTACTCTGCCGAGGACATCGGCGTCCAGTCCTTCAAGATGGGTGCGCGCTCGGTCACCTACAGCTACCGCACCGCTCCGATGGGCTTCGACTGGCCCCAGGGCATTGAGGAGCTTCCGCTCATCGATCGCTTCGAAGGGTCCACGGCCCATTTCAGCAATGGCGTATCACGCAAGTTCGATGCGGTAATCCTCTGTACCGGCTACCTCCACCATTACCCGTTCTTGCCCTCCGGGTTGGCTCTGGACTCGCCGAACAACGTATATCCGGATACCTTGTACCGTGGTGTCGCATCCGAGAACAACAACAAGCTGTATTACCTGGGCGCCCAGGACCAGTGGTTCACCTTCAACATGTTCGATGCCCAAGCATGGTACGTCCGTGATCTGATTACCGGGAAGGCCTCGATCCCCGCAGCGGGCGACCAGCGGATCAGCATCGATGCGTGGTTGAAGCGTTTTAATGCCATTGAAACCGCTGAAGACGAAGTGAAGTTCCAGGCCGACTACATTCGCGATCTCATCGAGCAGACCGATTACCCCATGTTCGATCTGGATGAGGTCACCCGTACCTTCATGGCGTGGAAGAACGACAAGAAGAAAAACATCATGACCTACCGGGACAAGGTTTATCCTTCGGTCATGACCGGTACCATGGCAGCCACGCACCATACGCCGTGGCTCAGCGAATTGGACGACAGCCTGGAACGCTACATGGCTCCCGTTCCGTCCGAAAGCGTGGAAGACTTGGCCGCCACTGAAAAGGCCAAGTCAAAGTAG
- a CDS encoding prephenate dehydratase, with the protein MSNKISYQGEAGSNSNMACTELFPDKEAVPCASFEDAFSMVENGEADLAMIPIENSLAGRVADIHVLLPESQLQIVAEHYLRIRFDLLGLPGSTIAGATEVHSHIHALGQCRKIIREHQLTPVIAGDTAGSAREVRDWNDPTKLSLAPPLAAELYGLEALATGVEDDQTNTTRFVVLARRQDLPNRSTMPESVITTLVFQARNVPSALYKALGGFATNGVNLTRLESYMVGSGFVATTFMVDIEGHPDDLPVRRALEELDFFTWEIKILGSYPASEHRQNTVASFV; encoded by the coding sequence ATGAGCAACAAGATTTCCTATCAGGGCGAAGCCGGTTCCAACTCGAATATGGCTTGCACAGAACTTTTCCCCGATAAGGAAGCGGTGCCCTGCGCCAGCTTTGAAGATGCTTTCTCCATGGTGGAAAACGGCGAAGCGGACTTGGCCATGATCCCTATCGAGAATTCGCTGGCCGGACGCGTTGCCGATATCCATGTCTTGCTGCCCGAATCGCAGCTGCAGATCGTGGCCGAGCACTACCTGCGAATCCGATTCGATCTGCTGGGGCTGCCAGGCAGCACCATTGCGGGCGCTACTGAAGTGCACAGCCACATCCATGCGCTGGGCCAGTGCCGCAAGATCATCCGCGAGCACCAGCTGACCCCGGTCATTGCCGGGGATACCGCAGGTTCCGCGCGCGAGGTACGCGATTGGAATGATCCCACCAAGCTGTCCTTGGCGCCACCTCTGGCAGCAGAACTCTATGGCTTGGAAGCGCTGGCTACAGGAGTGGAGGATGACCAGACCAATACAACTCGTTTCGTTGTACTTGCACGCCGGCAGGATCTCCCGAATCGCTCCACCATGCCAGAATCCGTGATCACCACATTGGTCTTCCAGGCTCGCAACGTACCCAGCGCCCTATACAAAGCCCTGGGCGGTTTCGCTACCAACGGCGTGAACCTCACCCGCTTGGAAAGCTACATGGTGGGTTCCGGCTTCGTGGCCACAACTTTCATGGTTGATATCGAAGGACACCCCGACGATCTTCCGGTACGCCGAGCCCTAGAGGAGCTGGACTTCTTCACCTGGGAAATCAAGATCCTCGGCTCCTATCCGGCCAGCGAGCACCGACAGAATACTGTAGCGTCCTTCGTTTAA
- a CDS encoding tripartite tricarboxylate transporter permease, which yields METLDLLMGGFASALTPVNLLFAFAGVILGTAVGVLPGIGPAMAVALLLPLTFGMETSSALIMFAGIYYGGMYGGSTTSILLNTPGESATVITAIEGHKMAKAGRAAQALATAAIGSFVAGTIGTALLVTVAPIVVKFAVSLGAPSYFAIMVLALVTVTAVLGSSKIRGFAALGLGLALGLVGMDPVSGQQRLTFGFAPLVDGLDIVVVAVAIFAIGEALWIAAHLRTSPARTIPVGAPWMGKEDWKRSWKPWLRGTAFGFPFGALPAGGAEVPTFLSYVTEKKLSKHPEEFGHGAIEGVAGPEAANNASAAGTLTPMLALGLPTNATAAVMLAFLTMKGIQPGPLLFENEPDLVWALIASLFIGNTLLLLINLPLAPLWAKLLKIPRPYLYAGILFFATLGAFSVNMQVADLWLLLLIGLLGFALRRFGLPVLPLILGVIIGPMAEEQLRKSFQLSAGEVSGLWSEPLAVGIYVLIAILLLLPVVISSIRRKRGTGTAASDALLAGTAAETAKPVLHGTGSASEQEPSAKRTEHANAAESDES from the coding sequence ATGGAAACTCTAGATTTACTGATGGGCGGATTCGCTTCGGCGCTGACCCCTGTCAACTTGCTTTTCGCTTTCGCCGGCGTGATCTTGGGAACCGCCGTTGGCGTGTTGCCTGGCATCGGGCCTGCCATGGCTGTGGCACTGCTGCTGCCTTTGACCTTCGGAATGGAAACATCCAGCGCGCTGATCATGTTTGCCGGCATTTACTATGGCGGCATGTACGGCGGGTCAACCACTTCGATTCTGCTAAATACCCCCGGTGAATCTGCCACGGTGATCACGGCTATTGAAGGCCATAAAATGGCCAAAGCTGGACGTGCAGCTCAGGCACTGGCCACTGCTGCCATTGGTTCCTTCGTCGCCGGCACTATCGGCACTGCCTTGCTGGTAACGGTCGCGCCGATCGTGGTGAAGTTCGCGGTGAGCCTTGGCGCACCGAGCTACTTTGCCATCATGGTCTTGGCTTTGGTGACCGTGACTGCTGTTTTGGGTTCCTCCAAGATCCGCGGCTTTGCAGCCCTTGGCTTGGGGTTGGCCCTTGGCCTGGTCGGCATGGATCCGGTCTCCGGGCAGCAGCGCCTGACCTTTGGATTCGCACCACTGGTAGATGGTTTGGACATCGTGGTGGTGGCCGTCGCAATCTTCGCCATCGGTGAAGCATTGTGGATTGCCGCCCACCTGCGTACCAGCCCGGCACGTACCATCCCCGTAGGAGCCCCCTGGATGGGCAAAGAGGATTGGAAGCGTTCGTGGAAGCCGTGGCTTCGCGGCACCGCGTTCGGTTTCCCCTTTGGTGCCTTGCCGGCCGGCGGCGCAGAAGTTCCGACTTTCCTTTCCTACGTCACGGAAAAGAAGCTGTCCAAGCATCCTGAAGAGTTCGGCCACGGCGCCATTGAGGGCGTTGCAGGACCTGAAGCGGCCAACAACGCTTCGGCCGCTGGCACCTTGACTCCAATGCTGGCCTTGGGCCTGCCGACCAACGCTACTGCTGCGGTCATGCTGGCTTTCTTGACCATGAAAGGAATCCAGCCCGGTCCTCTGTTGTTCGAAAATGAGCCAGATTTGGTGTGGGCGTTGATTGCCAGCTTGTTCATCGGCAACACCTTGCTGTTGCTGATCAACTTGCCGTTGGCGCCGCTGTGGGCCAAGCTGCTGAAGATTCCTCGCCCGTATCTGTACGCCGGGATCTTGTTCTTCGCAACACTGGGTGCATTCTCCGTGAACATGCAAGTCGCGGATCTCTGGTTGCTGCTGCTAATCGGTTTGCTGGGCTTTGCCCTGCGCCGCTTCGGGCTTCCAGTGCTGCCACTGATCTTGGGTGTCATTATTGGCCCCATGGCCGAGGAGCAGTTGCGCAAGTCGTTCCAGCTTTCCGCCGGTGAAGTTTCTGGGTTGTGGAGCGAGCCGCTTGCAGTTGGCATCTATGTGCTCATTGCAATCCTGTTGCTTTTGCCTGTCGTGATTTCCAGTATTCGACGCAAGCGCGGCACTGGCACCGCAGCCAGCGACGCACTGTTGGCAGGCACTGCGGCAGAGACTGCGAAACCAGTCTTGCACGGTACCGGTTCTGCATCGGAGCAGGAGCCATCAGCAAAGAGAACAGAGCATGCCAACGCTGCTGAAAGTGATGAATCATGA
- a CDS encoding Bug family tripartite tricarboxylate transporter substrate binding protein has product MKPFKPFRALSALAAAAALALTATGCGVTSESSSTDAAESKGPIANLRIMVPNTPGGGYDTTARVAAKVMDDASLASNPEVFNLAGAGGTVGLARMINEKGNGDLAMLMGLGVVGASYTNETEAKLTETTPIAKLIEEPGAIMVSKDSPYKTIDDLVKAWKEDPSKLSVGGGSSPGGPDHLLPMQLAEAVGVDPKDVNFVSYDGGGDLLPAILGNKLAFAASGAGEYMQQIEEGSVRVLATSGEERLEGVDAPTLTESDIDLVFSNWRGLVAPPEISEEDKAKWVQLITEMHDSAEWKEALATNGWSDAFMTGEEFSTFLAEQDERVASVLKTLGLA; this is encoded by the coding sequence ATGAAACCCTTCAAGCCGTTCCGTGCGCTGAGCGCGCTGGCAGCTGCCGCTGCACTGGCCCTGACCGCCACTGGCTGCGGCGTGACATCAGAGTCTTCCAGCACTGACGCCGCAGAGTCCAAGGGCCCCATCGCGAACCTCCGCATCATGGTGCCGAACACCCCAGGCGGCGGCTACGACACCACTGCCCGTGTTGCCGCCAAGGTCATGGATGACGCATCGCTGGCCAGCAACCCAGAGGTCTTCAACCTTGCAGGTGCCGGCGGCACCGTCGGCTTGGCCCGCATGATCAATGAAAAGGGCAATGGCGACCTGGCCATGCTCATGGGCCTGGGCGTCGTGGGCGCCAGCTACACCAACGAGACCGAAGCCAAGCTGACCGAAACCACGCCGATCGCCAAGCTCATCGAAGAGCCAGGAGCGATCATGGTTTCCAAGGATTCTCCGTACAAGACCATTGACGACTTAGTCAAGGCTTGGAAGGAAGACCCGAGCAAGCTCTCGGTCGGTGGCGGCTCGTCCCCAGGCGGTCCGGACCACCTGCTGCCAATGCAGCTGGCCGAAGCTGTGGGCGTTGATCCCAAGGACGTGAACTTCGTATCCTACGACGGCGGTGGCGATCTGCTGCCAGCCATCCTGGGCAACAAGCTGGCGTTCGCGGCATCCGGCGCCGGCGAATACATGCAGCAGATCGAAGAGGGCTCGGTTCGCGTACTGGCCACCAGTGGTGAAGAACGCTTGGAGGGCGTGGATGCCCCAACCCTGACCGAGTCTGATATCGATCTGGTCTTCTCAAACTGGCGTGGCTTGGTCGCACCACCTGAGATCTCCGAAGAAGACAAGGCCAAGTGGGTCCAGCTGATCACCGAAATGCATGACTCGGCCGAATGGAAGGAAGCATTGGCCACCAACGGCTGGAGCGATGCCTTCATGACCGGTGAAGAGTTCTCTACGTTCCTCGCTGAGCAGGATGAGCGCGTAGCCAGCGTTCTGAAGACCCTGGGTCTGGCGTGA
- a CDS encoding thiamine pyrophosphate-dependent dehydrogenase E1 component subunit alpha, with protein sequence MDSNTQRELYQQMVMIRTYEETILREYHADKKPVFDIGAGLIPGEMHLAAGQEPVAAGVCAHATEGDSVTATHRPHHFALAHGVEINAMTAEIFGRVDGLGRGRGGHMHLFDPKAKFSCSGIIGEGLPVAVGQALAMKRRGTNNVAIAVAGEGAANQGAFHESLNLAALWKLPVIFVVEDNDWGISVPRSQSTSVPSNAVRAAAYGIPGVRVEDNAVESVYEEAGKAFERARNGGGPSLLEVSTLRLWGHFEGDAQGYRSDLEGVPGRDPIPTYEQTLRDARVIDDSFVEQTRSEAVKRVEAAVEFAKSSPEPDPSTAGDYVFA encoded by the coding sequence ATGGACTCGAACACTCAACGTGAGCTTTACCAGCAGATGGTAATGATCAGGACATACGAAGAGACGATCTTGCGTGAGTATCACGCCGATAAAAAGCCGGTATTCGATATTGGCGCTGGCCTGATTCCCGGCGAAATGCACCTGGCCGCAGGACAGGAACCAGTAGCCGCCGGAGTCTGCGCGCATGCAACCGAAGGCGACTCCGTCACCGCGACGCACCGTCCGCATCACTTCGCACTGGCCCACGGTGTGGAGATCAATGCGATGACCGCCGAGATCTTCGGCAGGGTTGACGGGCTGGGCCGCGGTCGAGGCGGACACATGCACCTGTTTGATCCGAAAGCCAAATTCTCCTGTTCCGGAATCATCGGCGAAGGCTTGCCAGTAGCCGTCGGCCAGGCCCTGGCCATGAAGCGCCGAGGCACCAATAATGTAGCCATCGCGGTAGCCGGCGAAGGCGCCGCCAACCAGGGTGCCTTCCATGAATCGCTGAACCTTGCGGCCCTATGGAAGCTGCCAGTGATCTTCGTGGTGGAAGACAATGATTGGGGAATCTCGGTTCCGCGCTCGCAGTCCACCTCGGTGCCATCCAACGCGGTGCGAGCAGCCGCCTACGGCATTCCCGGAGTCCGGGTTGAAGACAACGCTGTTGAATCCGTCTACGAAGAAGCCGGCAAGGCATTTGAACGGGCGCGTAATGGCGGGGGACCGAGCTTGCTGGAAGTGAGCACGCTGCGCCTGTGGGGCCACTTCGAAGGCGATGCCCAGGGATACCGCTCCGATCTGGAAGGAGTTCCGGGCCGCGACCCGATTCCGACCTACGAGCAGACCTTGCGCGATGCACGGGTCATTGACGATTCCTTCGTTGAGCAAACCCGCAGTGAAGCGGTCAAGCGGGTGGAAGCAGCAGTGGAATTCGCCAAATCCAGCCCTGAACCTGATCCATCCACCGCCGGCGACTACGTTTTCGCATAG
- a CDS encoding IclR family transcriptional regulator: protein MQKALRLLEAVASSAMPLPAKKLARMTELPLPTTYHLLRTLEFEGYLSKVDGGYAIGASALTVQNETVQEFLPRIRPVLRSLSAELGAATYLTTYQEGEIHLLAMVEGPEGRSVDLWVGIHESGHATAFGKAILANVSEELRDAYINSHDLHDLTPHTITSKGNLERSLAENVPIWSDKEEYLLGISCHAAPIRSNGLVGAVAVSLPSQRTLAAEETVSLKRAARRLGLAMGTPLITI from the coding sequence GTGCAAAAGGCGCTTCGCCTGCTTGAAGCTGTGGCATCCAGCGCTATGCCGTTGCCAGCGAAAAAGTTGGCACGCATGACAGAGCTTCCTTTGCCGACCACTTACCATCTGCTGCGAACTTTGGAGTTCGAGGGGTATCTGTCCAAGGTAGACGGCGGGTATGCGATAGGCGCCTCAGCGCTAACCGTCCAGAACGAGACCGTGCAAGAATTCCTTCCTCGGATAAGGCCAGTTTTGCGCTCACTTAGCGCCGAGCTGGGTGCGGCCACCTATTTGACTACCTACCAAGAAGGCGAAATCCATTTGCTCGCCATGGTCGAAGGGCCTGAAGGTCGCAGTGTGGATCTGTGGGTGGGCATCCATGAATCGGGCCATGCCACGGCATTTGGCAAGGCGATCCTGGCCAACGTGAGCGAGGAATTGCGCGATGCCTACATCAACAGCCATGACCTGCATGACCTGACGCCCCACACCATCACCAGCAAGGGCAACCTGGAGCGCAGCCTGGCCGAGAATGTTCCCATCTGGTCGGATAAGGAAGAGTACCTGCTGGGGATCAGCTGCCATGCCGCCCCGATCCGTTCCAATGGCTTGGTTGGTGCTGTTGCTGTTTCACTACCCTCGCAGCGCACGTTGGCTGCGGAAGAAACGGTGAGCCTGAAGCGCGCCGCTCGCAGGTTGGGATTGGCCATGGGGACACCTCTTATCACCATTTGA
- a CDS encoding response regulator, translating into MIKVLVIDDDFMVAKVHSGFVNSEPGFTVVGVAHSAGDAIKAAGALSPDLILLDIHLPDMNGLDLLQRLREVQPELDVLVISAAREMDTVRRALRGGIVHYLMKPFSRDDLRERLEHYAKAYQPLGEAADQELQQADVNMLFGLGGQKRRPLPKGCSAETMELVESIVKEAAEPISATETAQKLGTSRVSARRYLEYLAEENLAQVNLRYGGVGRPERRYSWRG; encoded by the coding sequence GTGATCAAAGTACTGGTGATCGACGATGACTTCATGGTCGCCAAGGTGCACTCTGGATTCGTCAACAGCGAACCGGGGTTCACCGTGGTCGGCGTGGCGCACTCCGCCGGTGACGCGATCAAGGCCGCCGGCGCGCTCTCGCCGGATCTCATCTTGCTCGATATCCATTTGCCGGACATGAACGGCCTGGACCTCTTGCAGCGCCTGCGCGAAGTCCAGCCGGAGCTCGATGTCCTGGTGATCAGCGCGGCGCGGGAAATGGATACCGTGCGCCGCGCGCTTCGTGGCGGCATCGTCCACTATCTGATGAAGCCCTTCTCGCGGGATGACCTGCGCGAACGGCTGGAGCACTACGCGAAGGCCTACCAGCCGCTGGGCGAAGCAGCGGACCAGGAATTGCAGCAGGCCGATGTGAACATGCTCTTCGGGCTCGGCGGACAAAAGCGCCGGCCTCTTCCCAAAGGCTGCAGCGCCGAAACCATGGAACTGGTTGAGAGCATCGTCAAGGAAGCCGCCGAACCCATCTCGGCCACCGAAACCGCGCAGAAGCTGGGCACGTCCCGGGTGAGCGCTCGCCGGTATCTGGAATACCTGGCAGAGGAAAACCTGGCTCAGGTGAACCTGCGCTACGGGGGAGTCGGCAGGCCCGAGCGCCGCTACTCATGGAGGGGCTAG